DNA sequence from the Leopardus geoffroyi isolate Oge1 chromosome A3, O.geoffroyi_Oge1_pat1.0, whole genome shotgun sequence genome:
TAAGAACCTCGCCACGAATCTCTAAAGCACAAAATAAAGCTAATTCCATTAACACaactaaaatttaataaatcCCTAAATACCAAATATCCAGAGTTCAAATTattagatttgttttcttcatagttGCCATTTTTTTCAAATCAAGATCCAAACAAGATCCATGTTTTGCTCTTGGTTATCTCCCTCACATCCATTTCACTTGATGGCTCTCCCTACttccacccctcacccacccccagcaTTGCAGTTTGTTTGAAGAATCTGGTTATTGGTTTCTGGAATTGTCTCatagtctggattttgctgatgaTATCCCCATGAGCCATCTTTTGAATCCCAAGACCTCAAAGCCCCCAAAACTCTGGTCACAAGCTCACCCTATTTTTATACTGTAAGCCATCTGCCAGGTTCTTTATGTAGGTTATTCTTACTTCTAACATCTCACatggtatttcctttttttttttttttttaacagatgtaACCTATGCTCAGAGGGCATGCCCCCAGTGAGAAAGCTAAATGACAGCCAGTATTACAAGTTGAGTCAGCCTGACTCCATAACCCATGCTTTCCCCATACCAGATGGTCCCAATCATTGTATTATAGGATTGTCAATCTCAGCATACCCAAGCAGGTAGATGGCAAGCTAATATTAAAAGATAGGTATTCCCAAAGTAAGAATCCATGCCTCCcccaaaaaactggaaagaaataagACCAGCCAATTATGGGAGAAGGAGCCAATGCAATGGCTAGTCTTTATTGGAAAGAAGAAACTTTATAGCACATTTTGAGTAAGTTAGTGCAAAGGCTCAGTGGGCCAACTGATGGGGCACCAGCTTGTAATGGGTTCCACAGCTAGGGCATCGCTGGGCCTCGCCTTTGTGAAGCCAGAACCAGATGACAGCACTATTGTCCTCTTCACCTGAAAGGTAAAATGTGGTTGTAGGCCATCCAACCTAGAAGTGGAGACTTTCAGTACCAGCCTGATCCTCAGACACCTCTAAGACACAAAGTTACAGTTAACATCTTAAGAGGTCAGTTCaagctctctccttccccactttgcagatgaaatgaggCCGAGTTTATCTATGAGTAAACTGACCTCACATCAGAGTCACTATTAGGTTCTAACAGTTCCTCTGCCTATGTAGAATCCCAAAGCACAGTCCATTCTGGTATATATCCCTAGAGCCTAAAATGGTATCTGGCCAAGAGGAAGTACAATATTTTCTAGATGAATATTCCTTCATGCTGCATCTCCAATGAGCTGGTATTACTgatgttctaaatatttttacagtAAGGATAACCTACTTAGGTAAATGAAAATTGAAAGGACCAGGGGACCCTTAGAATAACTTATTTATGCACATATCCCCTttacacacaacatacacacaaaagacTTGAAACATATTACTGACATCCTGTATAGGATATATTAAACAAATGGACAAGAAAATAGTGGTGAGGTACTTACAGATGCAGCCCACAATTCGCTTGTTAGTGATAGATGGCACTAAATTAGGGTCTTCCTTGGTGCCTGAAGCTGCTTTTGGGGCTAGCATATTGTATGGGTCCTGAAAAAGAATAAGCCATTATGCCAAATGATCCCTACCCTCCAGAGGCTGGTGGTACTGTTCCCACAAGTCAGGTTTCCTATGTTAAATGCTACCAGAGAGGATACTGCTCTGATCCCATCCAAGACCATGAGCtccagagaagacacagaaaggagTTTCTCACCAGTCCCTTCCGAGCAGCCATCATGACCTCCCTCTCCAGCCCAGTTGCCTGCTCATCATCAGTAGGAACACCGCCTAAAGGAAAATACGTGAATTGTGATGTCTGAattatcaggagaaaaaaaatgcatatacataAATGATTACATATAGTTTACAAGCTCCTAAAGGCTACTCATACACGTTGTCCCTTAAGGACCATTGTCATGATCCCCCAAAGCGGAAGCACAGGgtaatctttttcttccttcaaccaCGGAGGCCAAtttttctacacatttttttctaaaagcaaatCAGAGTCCTAATGGGGTGGGGTTCATCCAACTTGAAGTGAGCGCAAACCTGAAGAGCGGCTTAGCCCCTCCACATCCCCGTTGCAACCCCTGTCCCCCAAGGTCACCCGACACCACAGTTTAGGATTTTTTCGCAGCGGGGGTCGTTCGGTGAGCGGCAGCAAAGGCGGTCAGGTATAACATGAGGATGCCCGCGGAGACTGAGGCACTCGGGGCCGTGAAGCGGTTACTGGGGCCCCGACTAGCTGAACGGCCCACCCCCGCTTCGCTGCCCTGGCACCACCCCGGGAGGGCAACGGCGCCACTCCCTAACGCGCCGGGCGGGCCGAGTACCTCCAGATGCCATGGAGCGCACTGCGGCGACTCCATTGGGACCGCGGACCCTGAGGGCCTGCGCGGCCAGCGATCCAACTCCACGAAGTAACCTTGAAGCCATCACGCCCGCTACAAACAGCAGCACTTCCGGGAACAGGCTCTGGGGAGAGGCGTGACCTCCGGGGGAGGGCTTTTCCTCCGCCACCAGGTATCAGACTTCCGCTTCCTTCTGTCCTGGAGCCCTCCCCActcagggaggaggaaaggggaaagtCTGCGCATGCGTGGTTCTCACTGCTAGCCGCTGCGCAGCGCGGGAGGTGTGGGGGCGTTCTTGGTTTGAGATGTAGGCT
Encoded proteins:
- the LOC123580690 gene encoding cytochrome c oxidase subunit 5B, mitochondrial, whose amino-acid sequence is MASRLLRGVGSLAAQALRVRGPNGVAAVRSMASGGGVPTDDEQATGLEREVMMAARKGLDPYNMLAPKAASGTKEDPNLVPSITNKRIVGCICEEDNSAVIWFWLHKGEAQRCPSCGTHYKLVPHQLAH